A window of Halomonas sp. H10-9-1 contains these coding sequences:
- a CDS encoding paraquat-inducible protein A — translation MPPLRIPHRLSSPPLLQGEAPRVERTPPESRARRRLRACAECDWVVALPPLRPGEKADCPRCGHTLAKRHFRPAQRSMALALAALMALGLALAFPFLSFSVGGIGNRIELTQTATTLIGFHQPVVGGAVIMTIVVLPAVYLAGVIWLQLGLLRDDPLPASRTIARSLSHLNPWMMADVFIIGALVSLIKIASMADINLGVSFWSFCAFALLLLLTTQSLDADWMWFSLAGEPRAPQGTRTGETAAPQGLTGCHTCGLVGRLNAAGQGRCERCSEALHARYPHSLQRTWALLAGASIMYIPANVYPIMTTTSLGHSLPSTIIGGVVELIQMGSWPVAAIIFIASVIVPAGKLVALAWLCLVVRRSNELNAATRTRLYRLTEFIGRWSMIDIFVVAILVALIRAGSLMSIEPGPAALAFGAVVVITMVAAMTFDPRMIWDSPLPRSKQSPPTSRPLDDTRKETLDE, via the coding sequence ATCCCCCCCCTGCGCATCCCCCACCGCCTGAGCTCCCCGCCATTGCTGCAGGGCGAGGCGCCGCGGGTCGAGCGTACGCCGCCGGAGAGTCGTGCACGCCGCCGCCTGCGCGCCTGCGCGGAGTGCGACTGGGTAGTGGCACTGCCGCCGCTGCGCCCCGGCGAGAAGGCCGACTGCCCGCGCTGCGGGCATACCCTGGCCAAGCGCCACTTTCGACCCGCCCAGCGCAGCATGGCCCTGGCCCTGGCGGCCCTCATGGCCTTGGGCCTGGCGCTCGCCTTCCCCTTCCTCAGCTTCAGCGTGGGCGGCATCGGTAACCGCATCGAACTGACCCAGACCGCCACCACCCTGATCGGCTTCCACCAGCCGGTGGTGGGCGGGGCGGTGATCATGACCATCGTCGTGCTCCCGGCGGTCTACCTGGCCGGGGTGATCTGGCTGCAGCTGGGACTGCTGCGCGACGACCCCCTGCCGGCCAGTCGCACCATCGCCCGCTCCCTGTCGCACCTCAACCCCTGGATGATGGCCGATGTGTTCATCATTGGTGCCCTGGTCAGCCTGATCAAGATCGCCAGCATGGCCGACATCAACCTGGGCGTGTCGTTCTGGTCATTCTGCGCCTTCGCCCTGCTGCTGCTGCTGACCACCCAGTCGCTGGATGCCGACTGGATGTGGTTCTCCCTGGCCGGTGAACCCCGCGCCCCGCAGGGCACTCGAACCGGGGAGACCGCCGCCCCCCAGGGGCTCACCGGCTGCCACACCTGCGGCCTGGTCGGCCGCCTCAATGCCGCTGGCCAGGGTCGCTGTGAACGCTGCAGCGAGGCGCTGCACGCCCGCTACCCCCACAGCCTGCAACGCACCTGGGCGCTGCTGGCCGGCGCCTCGATCATGTATATCCCGGCCAATGTCTATCCCATCATGACCACCACCAGCCTGGGGCATAGCCTACCCTCCACCATCATTGGCGGCGTGGTGGAGCTGATCCAGATGGGCTCCTGGCCGGTGGCCGCGATCATCTTCATCGCCAGCGTGATCGTGCCGGCGGGCAAGCTGGTGGCCCTGGCCTGGCTGTGCCTGGTGGTCCGCCGCAGCAACGAGCTCAATGCGGCCACCCGCACCCGGCTCTACCGGCTCACCGAGTTCATCGGTCGCTGGTCGATGATCGACATCTTCGTGGTCGCCATCCTGGTGGCACTGATCCGCGCCGGCTCGCTGATGTCCATCGAACCGGGGCCGGCCGCCCTTGCCTTCGGCGCCGTGGTGGTGATCACCATGGTGGCCGCCATGACCTTCGATCCGCGCATGATCTGGGACAGCCCGCTGCCACGCAGCAAGCAATCGCCACCCACCTCCCGCCCGCTGGACGACACCCGGAAGGAAACTCTGGATGAGTGA
- the pqiB gene encoding intermembrane transport protein PqiB — MSEETSRHDDASAPPDRARATPQARFSPIWIVPIVALLIGAWLVWDNYRSRGPQITLTIANAEGIEAGSTLIKTRNVEVGRVEQVQLSEDLSSAVITARMSPGSEAMLLEDSQFWVVKPRVGREGISGLGTVLSGAYIQLQPGKSEIESREFEVSDQPPVAPAGTAGLRINLISQLGNSLRAGDPVTYQGYTVGRIEEATFDATTRRMQHRAFIEAPYDSLVTDSTRFWSASGIDLRLDSEGFRVNVESFEALLGGGVTFGVPEDLPLGGTVEADTTFNLYPDEDTARQGTFNRYLEFVLLVDDSVRGLSKGAPVEFRGVRVGTVAAVPWNFTAEQPTGRGGFAIPVLIRIEPQRLGIENQEVDIEEWRERYDRFFELGLRATLKSGNLLTGALFVDLNFHRDLEDDYAPLTFAEQRVFPTTSGGFALIESQVTDLLAKLNDLEVEPLLEGLDRNLTASQAMLEEVRSLSTSLREVVEDPGTRQMPANLNATLAELRGTLEGLSPESAAYQELVGAVGRLERLMRDLQPVARTLSDNPRALLFDSLDAEDPMPRAPRD, encoded by the coding sequence ATGAGTGAAGAGACATCGCGTCACGACGACGCCTCCGCCCCGCCTGACCGCGCCAGGGCCACGCCCCAGGCGCGTTTCTCGCCGATCTGGATCGTGCCCATCGTGGCGCTGCTGATCGGCGCCTGGCTGGTGTGGGACAACTACCGCAGCCGCGGTCCGCAGATCACCCTGACCATCGCCAATGCCGAGGGCATCGAGGCCGGCAGCACCCTGATCAAGACGCGCAATGTGGAGGTGGGGCGGGTCGAGCAGGTGCAGCTCTCCGAGGACCTTTCCAGTGCGGTGATCACCGCGCGCATGAGCCCGGGCAGCGAGGCGATGCTGCTCGAGGACAGCCAGTTCTGGGTGGTCAAGCCGCGCGTCGGTCGCGAGGGCATCAGCGGCCTGGGCACCGTGCTCTCCGGCGCCTATATCCAGCTGCAACCCGGCAAGAGCGAGATCGAGTCCCGCGAGTTCGAGGTCAGCGACCAACCCCCGGTCGCACCGGCCGGCACCGCGGGCCTGCGGATCAACCTGATCAGCCAACTGGGCAACTCGCTGCGTGCCGGCGACCCGGTCACCTACCAGGGCTACACCGTGGGCCGCATCGAGGAGGCCACCTTCGACGCCACCACGCGGCGCATGCAGCATCGCGCATTCATCGAGGCCCCCTACGACAGCCTGGTCACCGACAGCACCCGCTTCTGGTCGGCCAGCGGCATCGACCTGCGCCTGGACTCCGAGGGCTTTCGGGTCAACGTCGAATCCTTCGAGGCCCTGCTGGGTGGTGGCGTCACCTTCGGCGTGCCCGAGGACCTGCCACTGGGCGGCACGGTGGAGGCCGACACCACCTTCAACCTCTACCCGGACGAGGACACCGCGCGCCAGGGTACCTTCAACCGTTACCTGGAGTTCGTGCTGCTGGTCGACGATTCGGTGCGTGGCCTCTCCAAGGGTGCTCCGGTGGAGTTCCGCGGGGTCCGCGTGGGCACCGTGGCCGCCGTGCCCTGGAACTTCACCGCCGAGCAGCCCACCGGTCGCGGTGGCTTCGCCATTCCGGTGCTGATCCGCATCGAACCCCAGCGCCTGGGCATCGAGAATCAGGAGGTCGACATCGAGGAGTGGCGAGAGCGCTATGACCGCTTCTTCGAGCTGGGCCTGCGTGCCACCCTCAAGAGCGGCAACCTGCTGACCGGGGCGCTGTTCGTGGACCTCAACTTCCACCGCGACCTCGAGGACGACTATGCGCCGCTGACCTTCGCCGAACAGCGTGTCTTCCCCACCACCTCCGGCGGCTTCGCGCTGATCGAATCCCAGGTCACCGACCTGCTGGCCAAGCTCAACGACCTGGAGGTGGAGCCGCTGCTCGAGGGCCTCGATCGCAACCTGACCGCCTCCCAGGCAATGCTCGAGGAGGTACGCAGCCTCTCCACGTCACTGCGAGAAGTGGTCGAGGATCCCGGCACGCGACAGATGCCGGCCAACCTCAACGCCACCCTGGCGGAGCTGCGTGGCACCCTGGAGGGGCTCTCGCCCGAATCCGCGGCCTACCAGGAGCTGGTCGGCGCCGTGGGACGCCTGGAGCGGCTGATGCGCGACCTGCAGCCGGTGGCCAGGACGCTCTCCGACAACCCGCGCGCCCTGCTCTTCGACAGCCTCGATGCCGAGGACCCCATGCCGCGCGCACCGCGCGACTGA
- a CDS encoding ABC-type transport auxiliary lipoprotein family protein, whose amino-acid sequence MKARRWIVGALTGLLLGGALGGCASNTPAPERYTLPAAPVQDPAGAEARHQLLLAAPRLAHYLDVDGIVMQVDDITLVEARQHQWAEALGRQLQRALRDRLASRLPDTRVMLDEPASRETQAQHLVLEVDRFQGRHDGQAVIGGHFRLYAPDGNLLAMHSLDMETVLAADGYPALVRALGRGWDDVADRLATAIEQARPQE is encoded by the coding sequence ATGAAGGCAAGGAGATGGATCGTCGGCGCCCTGACGGGACTGCTGCTGGGCGGCGCACTGGGGGGCTGTGCCAGCAACACGCCGGCACCCGAGCGCTACACCCTGCCCGCCGCCCCGGTCCAGGACCCGGCCGGTGCCGAGGCGCGCCACCAGCTGCTGCTGGCGGCGCCGCGGCTCGCCCATTACCTGGATGTGGATGGCATCGTCATGCAGGTCGACGACATCACCCTGGTGGAAGCCCGCCAACATCAGTGGGCCGAGGCCCTGGGTCGCCAGCTGCAGCGTGCCCTGCGCGACCGCCTGGCGAGCCGCCTGCCCGATACCCGAGTCATGCTCGACGAGCCCGCGAGCCGAGAGACACAGGCGCAGCACCTGGTGCTGGAGGTCGACCGCTTCCAGGGTCGCCACGACGGCCAGGCGGTGATCGGCGGGCACTTTCGGCTCTATGCCCCCGACGGCAACCTGCTCGCCATGCACAGCCTGGACATGGAGACCGTCCTTGCGGCCGACGGTTATCCGGCGCTGGTGCGCGCCCTGGGTCGTGGCTGGGACGACGTGGCCGACCGGCTCGCCACGGCCATTGAGCAGGCGCGGCCGCAAGAGTAG
- a CDS encoding DEAD/DEAH box helicase, with translation MTFSDLGLRAELLSAVEAQGYTTPTPIQFKAIPAVLKGGDLLASAQTGTGKTAGFTLPMLQRLADGPRPGKRQVRALVLTPTRELAAQVGESVADYGRHLTLKSHVIFGGVGQQPQVDAIRPGLDVLVATPGRLLDLQQQKHVDLSKVEILVLDEADRMLDMGFIHDIKKILRVLPAKRQNLLFSATFSNEIQALAGKLLDDPEMIEVARRNTTAETVDQAIYRVDREKKRELLAHLITTHDWHQVLVFTRTKHGANRLAEQLSKQEIPAMAIHGNKSQSARTKALAAFKTGDLQVLVATDIAARGLDIEELPHVVNFELPNVAEDYVHRIGRTGRAGSEGQAVSLVCVDEHGLLKGIERLIKRDLEKRIEPGYEPDPNAKPEPIENGRNRRGGGGGRGGNGQKRGDAGQNRGQGQRRSAEQPTATRRRRRGGGGRQQA, from the coding sequence ATGACCTTTTCCGACCTCGGCCTGCGTGCCGAACTGCTGAGTGCCGTCGAGGCACAAGGCTATACCACCCCGACTCCGATCCAGTTCAAGGCGATTCCCGCCGTGCTCAAGGGCGGCGACCTGCTCGCCAGCGCCCAGACCGGGACCGGCAAGACCGCCGGCTTCACCCTGCCGATGCTGCAGCGCCTGGCCGACGGCCCGCGTCCCGGCAAGCGCCAGGTGCGTGCCCTGGTGCTGACACCGACCCGCGAGCTGGCCGCCCAGGTGGGTGAGAGCGTGGCCGACTACGGCCGCCACCTGACCCTCAAGAGCCACGTGATCTTCGGCGGCGTCGGCCAGCAGCCCCAGGTGGATGCCATCCGCCCGGGCCTGGACGTGCTGGTCGCCACTCCGGGACGCCTGCTCGACCTCCAGCAGCAGAAGCATGTCGACCTGTCGAAGGTCGAGATCCTGGTGCTCGACGAAGCCGACCGCATGCTCGACATGGGCTTCATCCACGACATCAAGAAGATCCTGCGCGTGCTGCCCGCGAAGCGCCAGAACCTGCTCTTCTCGGCGACCTTCTCCAACGAGATCCAGGCACTGGCGGGCAAGCTGCTCGACGATCCCGAGATGATCGAGGTGGCGCGCCGCAACACCACCGCCGAGACCGTCGACCAGGCGATCTATCGCGTGGACCGCGAGAAGAAGCGCGAGCTGCTGGCCCACCTGATCACCACACACGACTGGCATCAGGTACTGGTCTTCACCCGCACCAAGCATGGCGCCAACCGCCTGGCCGAACAGCTCTCCAAGCAGGAGATTCCGGCCATGGCGATCCATGGCAACAAGAGCCAGTCCGCGCGCACCAAGGCGCTCGCCGCCTTCAAGACCGGCGACCTGCAAGTGCTGGTGGCCACCGATATCGCCGCCCGCGGCCTGGATATCGAGGAGCTGCCCCATGTGGTCAACTTCGAGCTGCCCAACGTTGCCGAGGACTATGTGCATCGCATCGGCCGCACCGGCCGCGCCGGCAGCGAAGGCCAGGCGGTATCGCTGGTCTGTGTCGACGAGCATGGGTTGCTCAAGGGCATCGAGCGGCTGATCAAGCGCGACCTGGAGAAACGCATCGAGCCCGGCTACGAGCCCGATCCCAATGCCAAGCCCGAACCCATCGAGAACGGTCGCAACCGTCGCGGCGGTGGCGGTGGCCGCGGCGGCAATGGCCAGAAGCGCGGTGACGCCGGCCAGAACCGAGGCCAGGGGCAGCGCCGGAGCGCCGAGCAGCCCACGGCCACCCGCCGTCGCCGGCGGGGCGGCGGCGGTCGCCAGCAGGCCTGA
- a CDS encoding MFS transporter translates to MMTERTPKASLALFIALMVLVGLNLRPALSSLAPVLARIQQDTGLSPLAIGALTTLPVLCLGIFAPLAPWLAKRVGPENTLAGALLLLAGGLALRGVPAVVALYAGTLMVGAAIGVAGTLLPALVKRELPAGADLMTGVYTMALCLGGALGAGLSVPLADWLGSWSAGLASWALLALIALIAWHLLMPRHAPAAAAPETGGSIRELLGQPLAWQVMLFMGSQSSLAYIVLGWLPTLLMARGYSEAEAGWMMGASVMVQLLAALAAPWLARLGRDQRPALVLVLAMIAGGFWLLLQAPAAWRWPGAVLLGLGQGGGFSLALTLIVLRTATSRLAGKLSGLAQGGGYTLAALGPLAIGVMLQFDVGLAALTRVLLGIVAFSMSFALFAGRNRRLELDDDGQLVTR, encoded by the coding sequence ATGATGACTGAGCGTACGCCGAAGGCCAGCCTGGCCCTGTTCATAGCCCTGATGGTGCTGGTGGGACTCAACCTGCGCCCCGCCCTCTCCTCCCTGGCCCCGGTGCTCGCCCGTATCCAGCAGGATACCGGGCTCTCGCCACTGGCCATCGGCGCCCTTACCACCCTGCCGGTACTCTGCCTGGGGATCTTCGCCCCGCTGGCCCCCTGGCTCGCCAAGCGGGTCGGTCCCGAGAACACCCTGGCCGGCGCCCTGCTGCTGCTGGCCGGCGGCCTGGCGCTGCGCGGCGTGCCGGCGGTAGTGGCGCTCTACGCTGGCACCCTGATGGTGGGCGCCGCCATCGGCGTGGCCGGCACCCTACTGCCGGCCTTGGTCAAGCGCGAGCTGCCGGCCGGCGCCGACCTGATGACCGGCGTCTATACCATGGCGCTGTGCCTGGGCGGCGCCCTGGGGGCGGGGCTCAGCGTGCCGCTGGCCGATTGGCTGGGGAGCTGGTCGGCGGGGCTCGCCAGTTGGGCGCTGCTGGCACTGATCGCCCTGATCGCCTGGCACCTGCTGATGCCTCGCCATGCACCCGCCGCGGCCGCCCCCGAGACCGGCGGCTCCATTCGCGAGCTGCTCGGCCAGCCGCTGGCCTGGCAGGTGATGCTCTTCATGGGCAGCCAGTCGTCGCTCGCCTATATCGTCTTGGGTTGGCTGCCCACCCTGCTGATGGCCCGCGGCTACAGCGAGGCCGAGGCCGGCTGGATGATGGGCGCCTCGGTGATGGTGCAACTGCTCGCGGCCCTGGCCGCCCCCTGGCTGGCGCGCCTGGGCCGCGACCAGCGCCCCGCCCTGGTGCTCGTGCTGGCCATGATCGCCGGCGGCTTCTGGCTGCTGCTCCAGGCGCCGGCGGCGTGGCGCTGGCCCGGCGCGGTGCTGCTAGGGCTCGGCCAGGGCGGCGGTTTCAGCCTCGCGCTCACGCTGATCGTGCTGCGCACCGCCACCTCGCGTCTGGCCGGCAAGCTCTCGGGCCTGGCCCAGGGCGGCGGCTACACCCTGGCCGCCCTGGGCCCACTGGCGATCGGCGTGATGCTGCAGTTCGACGTCGGGCTCGCCGCCCTGACCCGCGTGCTGCTGGGCATCGTCGCCTTCAGCATGAGCTTCGCCCTGTTCGCCGGGCGCAACCGCCGCCTGGAGCTCGATGACGACGGGCAACTGGTGACCCGCTAG
- a CDS encoding ATP-binding cassette domain-containing protein: protein MEDAKEIALEACGLTRRYRMGEVTIQALRGVDLALYHGELLVLLGASGSGKSTLLNILGGLDSASEGKVRHRDRHGRVRDLTRASQRELTRYPCSTASTWWPGACPRRAATTRRWSPTPSPRPMAWHRGTAWRRSSMDAGYPYGLRASP from the coding sequence ATGGAGGACGCCAAGGAGATCGCCCTGGAGGCCTGCGGGCTGACCCGCCGCTATCGCATGGGCGAGGTCACCATCCAGGCCCTGCGCGGTGTCGACCTGGCGCTCTATCATGGCGAGCTGCTGGTGCTGCTGGGCGCCTCGGGTTCCGGCAAGTCGACGCTGCTCAATATCCTCGGCGGGCTCGACAGCGCCAGCGAAGGCAAGGTGCGCCATCGCGATCGTCACGGCCGCGTCCGGGACCTTACCCGCGCCAGCCAGCGTGAGCTTACCCGCTACCCCTGCTCAACCGCCTCCACCTGGTGGCCGGGAGCTTGCCCGAGGCGGGCCGCGACGACCAGGCGGTGGTCTCCGACGCCTTCGCCGAGGCCCATGGCCTGGCACCGGGGGACCGCCTGGAGGCGATCATCAATGGACGCCGGGTACCCCTACGGCTTACGGGCATCGCCCTGA
- a CDS encoding ABC transporter permease, with protein sequence MGRLIQTQREQVAVLKAFGYRDHELARHFALLAGAIVLLGWVVGVILGAWAASGLATIYRDYFRFPEMPFRVPAWALVVSFAIVTLAALLGTWQAVWRC encoded by the coding sequence ATGGGGCGCCTGATCCAGACCCAGCGCGAGCAGGTCGCCGTGCTCAAGGCCTTCGGCTATCGCGACCACGAGCTGGCGCGCCACTTCGCGCTGCTGGCCGGGGCGATCGTGCTGCTCGGCTGGGTGGTTGGCGTCATCCTCGGTGCCTGGGCCGCGAGTGGCCTGGCCACGATCTATCGCGACTATTTTCGTTTCCCCGAGATGCCCTTCCGGGTGCCCGCCTGGGCCCTGGTGGTGTCGTTCGCCATCGTGACCCTGGCCGCCCTGCTCGGCACCTGGCAGGCGGTGTGGCGCTGCTGA
- a CDS encoding ABC transporter permease: MALLMMGAYQLDAVEAMIDQQYRQVLRMDLELTFNEPTSMRASGELRHLPGVMAVEGWRRVPVTLIHGHREERLSLLGMAPPPQLRQVLDAEGHPQRLPEAGLMLTRYLADALHARVGDTLEVAVMEGRRQRLQLPLAALVDEPLGMGAYLPQRHLNTLLGEGPSISGAWLLVDDAQREALHEALWTMPGVAAIGRLDDAERGIRDYLDETLLLFALIFVVIASSIAFGVVYNDARITFAERARELATLRVLGYTRVEVARILLGEITLLTLAAIPPGWALGTAFSHLLNRAFSNDMFRIPLVLTPQAFGIAAGGVLVASLLVGIMLVRRLNRLDMVSSLKASG, encoded by the coding sequence GTGGCGCTGCTGATGATGGGCGCCTATCAGCTCGACGCGGTGGAGGCGATGATCGACCAGCAGTATCGCCAGGTGCTGCGCATGGACCTCGAGCTGACCTTCAACGAGCCGACCTCGATGCGCGCCAGCGGCGAGCTTCGCCACCTGCCCGGGGTGATGGCGGTGGAGGGCTGGCGCCGGGTCCCGGTGACCCTGATCCATGGCCATCGCGAGGAGCGACTCAGCCTGCTGGGCATGGCGCCGCCCCCCCAGCTGCGCCAGGTACTGGATGCCGAGGGGCACCCACAGCGCCTGCCCGAGGCGGGACTGATGCTGACCCGCTACCTGGCCGACGCCCTGCACGCCCGGGTCGGCGACACCTTGGAGGTGGCCGTCATGGAGGGGCGGCGCCAGCGGCTGCAGCTACCGCTCGCCGCCCTGGTCGACGAGCCACTGGGCATGGGTGCCTATTTGCCGCAGCGCCACCTCAACACCCTGCTGGGCGAGGGGCCTTCCATCAGCGGGGCCTGGCTGCTGGTGGATGACGCCCAGCGCGAGGCGCTCCATGAGGCCCTGTGGACGATGCCCGGCGTGGCCGCCATCGGCCGCCTGGATGACGCCGAACGCGGTATCCGCGACTATCTGGACGAGACGCTGCTGCTGTTCGCGCTGATCTTCGTGGTTATCGCCTCCTCCATCGCCTTCGGCGTGGTCTACAACGATGCCCGCATCACCTTCGCCGAGCGCGCCCGGGAGCTGGCCACCCTGCGGGTGCTGGGCTACACCCGGGTGGAGGTGGCGCGCATCCTGCTCGGCGAAATCACCCTGCTGACGTTGGCCGCCATACCGCCGGGCTGGGCCCTCGGCACGGCCTTCAGCCACTTGCTTAACCGGGCCTTCAGCAACGACATGTTCCGTATCCCGCTGGTCCTCACCCCCCAGGCATTCGGCATCGCCGCCGGGGGCGTGCTGGTGGCCTCGCTACTGGTCGGTATCATGCTGGTACGTCGCCTGAACCGGCTGGATATGGTCAGCTCGCTCAAGGCATCCGGATAA
- a CDS encoding HlyD family efflux transporter periplasmic adaptor subunit, with protein sequence MKPLQRWIRRLAWSLLAVGLLALLAWALRPAPVAVSVARVEVGPFVDSISEEGRTRLRDTWNVSVPIAGYLQRVTLEVGDPVERGQVLFRLEPSPAPALDPRSRQQAEDILHAAEARLRAAEAILETARAERRFTEAEFERYQTLHRRNLVSGTDLDQRRSQRDRQRAVERAAAFGVEAARFEVESARAVLAVSSGQRGDIEHPELEVRAPIDGTVLSRYRCCEGSVAAGEPVLELGSLDTLEVQVDLLSMDAVRVRPGMAVRFTGWGGEVPLAGRVRRIEPAGFTRVSALGVDEQRVPVIVDFSEAPIPAALGLGSGFRVDAEFLVWQADEVLQLPTNALFRTAGQWSVFRVEAQRARRIAVTPGRRSGLVTQVLAGVEEGDHVIVHPGERIEDGTRVEVDP encoded by the coding sequence ATGAAACCGTTACAGCGCTGGATTCGCCGCCTGGCCTGGAGCCTGCTCGCCGTCGGCCTGCTGGCGCTGCTGGCCTGGGCGCTGCGACCGGCACCGGTGGCGGTGAGCGTGGCCCGGGTAGAAGTCGGCCCCTTCGTCGACTCGATCAGCGAGGAGGGGCGCACCCGGCTGCGCGACACCTGGAACGTCTCGGTGCCCATCGCCGGCTACCTGCAGCGCGTGACTCTCGAGGTCGGTGACCCAGTGGAGCGGGGGCAGGTCCTGTTTCGCCTCGAGCCCAGCCCCGCCCCGGCGCTCGACCCGCGCTCGCGCCAGCAGGCCGAGGACATCCTGCATGCGGCCGAGGCACGACTGCGCGCCGCCGAGGCCATCCTGGAAACGGCCCGCGCCGAACGACGCTTCACTGAGGCCGAGTTCGAGCGCTACCAGACGCTGCACCGGCGCAACCTGGTCTCCGGCACCGATCTTGACCAGCGCCGCAGCCAGCGTGACCGACAGCGCGCCGTGGAACGCGCCGCCGCCTTCGGCGTGGAAGCGGCACGCTTCGAGGTAGAGAGCGCCCGGGCAGTCCTGGCGGTGTCCAGCGGCCAGCGTGGCGACATCGAGCACCCCGAACTGGAGGTTCGCGCGCCCATCGACGGCACGGTCTTGAGCCGCTACCGCTGCTGCGAGGGGAGCGTGGCTGCCGGCGAACCGGTCCTCGAACTCGGCAGCCTGGACACCCTGGAGGTCCAGGTGGACCTGCTCTCCATGGACGCGGTCAGGGTGCGACCGGGCATGGCAGTGCGCTTCACCGGCTGGGGCGGCGAGGTTCCCCTTGCGGGCCGGGTGCGGCGCATCGAGCCTGCCGGCTTCACCCGGGTCTCCGCGCTGGGCGTCGACGAGCAGCGAGTACCGGTGATCGTGGATTTCAGCGAGGCGCCTATCCCCGCCGCGCTGGGCCTGGGCAGCGGCTTCAGGGTCGACGCCGAGTTTCTGGTCTGGCAGGCCGACGAGGTGCTGCAGCTGCCTACCAATGCCCTGTTCCGCACCGCTGGCCAGTGGTCGGTGTTCCGCGTCGAGGCGCAGCGAGCCCGGCGCATCGCGGTCACGCCGGGGCGGCGTAGCGGGCTGGTCACCCAGGTACTCGCGGGCGTGGAGGAAGGAGACCACGTGATCGTGCACCCCGGCGAGCGTATCGAGGATGGCACCCGGGTCGAGGTAGATCCGTGA
- a CDS encoding asparaginase, protein MTVPAPPPHRPLLVIYTGGTLGMQATPRGLAPGGNIAERLERALRQLPAGLGAGLPAYRLLAFDAPIDSSAATPRDWSRLAGVIAARYRDHAGIVVLHGTDTLAWSAASLAYQLQGIDRPVVLTGAMQPLEAVGSDAAENVALALHYAANPALQEVAIAFGGRLLRGVRARKWHTQDAAAFTSPNYPLLGERVGSDAVLYPGRGLERQQRGAPRFELPDYAPLADGGVARIVLWPGISARQLAAWLEDQHLKGALLEVWGGGNLPEDPALLGVLAQASGEGKLLAAISQCPHGAISPGDYAAGQGLRDAGVLSGDAMTAEAALTKLVHLLAQPLADAERRRRFLTPLAGERW, encoded by the coding sequence ATGACCGTCCCCGCCCCTCCCCCCCACCGTCCCCTGCTGGTGATCTATACCGGCGGCACCCTGGGCATGCAGGCGACTCCCCGAGGGCTGGCCCCGGGCGGCAATATCGCCGAGCGCCTCGAGCGCGCCCTGCGGCAGCTGCCTGCCGGGCTCGGCGCCGGCTTGCCGGCCTACCGGCTGCTCGCCTTCGACGCGCCCATCGACTCCAGCGCCGCCACCCCCCGCGACTGGTCGCGGCTGGCCGGGGTGATCGCCGCACGCTATCGTGACCACGCCGGCATCGTGGTGCTCCACGGCACCGACACCCTGGCCTGGAGCGCCGCGAGCCTCGCCTATCAGCTACAGGGCATCGACCGCCCGGTGGTGCTCACCGGCGCCATGCAGCCCCTGGAGGCGGTGGGCAGCGACGCCGCGGAGAACGTGGCCCTGGCACTGCACTATGCCGCCAACCCGGCGCTCCAGGAGGTCGCCATCGCCTTCGGTGGCCGGCTGCTGCGCGGCGTACGTGCCCGCAAGTGGCATACCCAAGACGCGGCGGCCTTCACCAGCCCCAACTATCCGCTGCTCGGCGAACGGGTCGGATCGGATGCCGTGCTCTATCCTGGCCGCGGCCTGGAGCGCCAGCAACGCGGGGCGCCACGCTTCGAGCTGCCCGACTACGCTCCCCTGGCCGATGGCGGGGTGGCCCGAATCGTCCTGTGGCCGGGCATCAGCGCCCGTCAGTTGGCGGCCTGGCTGGAGGATCAGCATCTCAAGGGGGCCCTGCTCGAGGTATGGGGAGGCGGCAACCTGCCCGAGGATCCGGCCCTGCTGGGCGTGCTCGCCCAGGCCAGCGGCGAAGGCAAGCTGCTGGCCGCCATCAGCCAGTGCCCGCATGGTGCCATCAGCCCCGGCGACTACGCCGCCGGGCAAGGGCTCAGGGATGCCGGGGTACTCTCGGGCGATGCCATGACAGCGGAGGCCGCCTTGACCAAGCTCGTGCATCTGCTTGCCCAGCCGCTGGCAGACGCCGAGCGGCGGCGACGCTTCCTGACGCCGCTGGCAGGCGAGCGGTGGTGA
- a CDS encoding DUF2789 domain-containing protein — MEHPDHPFTELFEQLGLASDPAAIKRFIDRHAPLPEDIALPDAACWNEGQAEFLREAIEEDADWAEVVDHLNTSLRKG, encoded by the coding sequence ATGGAGCATCCCGACCACCCCTTCACCGAGCTCTTCGAACAGCTTGGACTCGCCTCCGACCCCGCGGCGATCAAGCGCTTCATCGACCGCCACGCCCCGCTCCCCGAGGATATCGCCCTGCCCGACGCCGCCTGCTGGAACGAAGGCCAGGCGGAGTTCCTGCGCGAGGCGATCGAGGAGGATGCCGACTGGGCCGAGGTGGTCGACCACCTCAACACCTCGCTGCGCAAGGGCTGA